CCCAGGCGGTCATTGCTAACCCTGTAAGCGCGGCGAATAACACCCAGTCACGTCGAGTCCGGACCTTATCGCCGAGCACGGCGTAGGATACTGCCCAGGAGGGTCCGAGCATCATCAGCCACGCAAGCGGTATGAGAAGCGGAACATCGAGCAGCTGAGGCTGCAAGAGACCGCTATAGGAGTAGTCTCCGAAGGGAAAGCCGGTGGTGTGGCCCAGAAATTCTGCAGACCACGTCAGAATGGCAGTTAGGGCTACGGCAGGGACGAGCCGGGGAAGATGCCATGTCTTTAGCAGGACGACGAGAACAGCTAAACACTGAAATACGGTACTGGCGGTAGACATGGCGGGAATGACCGAGTCCCCCCAGATCCAGCGCGCGATCGGGAGCGCGATCATGGTGAGGATCCAAGCTCCGATGAAAACCGATACCGTCCGGTGCTGAGCCAAAACCCGCTGAATAGG
Above is a window of Candidatus Flexicrinis proximus DNA encoding:
- a CDS encoding carotenoid biosynthesis protein, with translation MIALPIARWIWGDSVIPAMSTASTVFQCLAVLVVLLKTWHLPRLVPAVALTAILTWSAEFLGHTTGFPFGDYSYSGLLQPQLLDVPLLIPLAWLMMLGPSWAVSYAVLGDKVRTRRDWVLFAALTGLAMTAWDLYLDPQMVGWGFWTWEQSGPYFGIPLSNFAGWFAVAGLVTLCIRPPRLSIGPLLLVYAVVWAFQAIGLAVFWEQPGPALFGFVGMGAVMGIAGYRARRAQWTL